From one Bordetella genomosp. 9 genomic stretch:
- the kdpB gene encoding potassium-transporting ATPase subunit KdpB — MAKQSNSDALAAVAPQTQPQDATGLPPPRNFQFFSRALMGPAMVDSLRKLAPSAQVKNPVMFVVYVGSILTTFLWIMALRGQAEAPAGFIFGIAVWLWFTVLFANFAEALAEGRGKQQAAALRGLRTTITARVLRDFKDADVAGAHPDAYRDRGVSRHSGDLRKGDVVLVEAGDIVPGDGLIIAGVASVDESAITGESAPVIRESGGDFSSVTGGTRVLSDWLFVRIAANPGESFLDRMISMVEGAKRQKTPNELALTILLVGLTVVFLLVTVTLLPFSLFSVEVAKVGQVVTVTALVALLVCLIPTTIGGLLSAIGVAGMSRMMQANVLAMSGRAVEAAGDVDVLLLDKTGTITFGNRQASALLPAPGITPRELAEAARLASLADETPEGRSIVLLADKALHAPARPAADLEFVPFSAHTRMSGVNQGARQVRKGAVDAIRQWLADQGVTMDAAVTRAADDIARRGSTPLAVADNGRVLGVVELKDIVKPAIKERFAELRRMGIKTVMITGDNKLTAASIAAEAGVDDYLAEATPEAKLKLIRAYQGEGRLVAMTGDGTNDAPALAQADVAVAMNSGTQAAKEAGNMVDLDSNPTKLIEIVEIGKQMLMTRGALTTFSVANDVAKYFAIIPAAFATVYPQLGVLNVMRLTTPESSILSAVIFNALIIVVLIPLALKGVRYRPLGAGVLLRRNLIIYGLGGLLVPFVGIKLVDMVLAALGWA; from the coding sequence ATGGCCAAGCAATCGAACAGCGACGCCCTGGCGGCCGTCGCTCCGCAAACCCAGCCGCAAGACGCGACGGGTTTGCCGCCGCCACGCAACTTCCAGTTCTTCTCGCGGGCATTGATGGGGCCCGCCATGGTCGACAGCCTGCGCAAGCTGGCGCCGTCGGCGCAGGTGAAGAACCCCGTGATGTTCGTCGTCTACGTGGGCAGCATCCTGACCACCTTCCTCTGGATCATGGCGCTGCGCGGCCAGGCCGAGGCCCCCGCCGGCTTCATCTTCGGCATCGCCGTATGGCTGTGGTTCACCGTACTGTTCGCCAATTTCGCCGAGGCGCTGGCCGAAGGCCGGGGCAAGCAGCAGGCCGCCGCGCTGCGCGGGCTGCGCACCACCATCACCGCGCGGGTGCTGCGCGATTTCAAGGATGCCGACGTGGCGGGCGCGCATCCGGACGCCTATCGCGACCGTGGCGTGTCGCGCCATTCCGGCGACCTGCGCAAGGGCGACGTGGTGCTGGTGGAAGCCGGCGACATCGTTCCCGGCGACGGCTTGATCATCGCCGGCGTGGCATCGGTGGACGAAAGCGCCATTACCGGCGAATCGGCGCCGGTGATCCGCGAGTCGGGCGGCGACTTCTCGTCGGTGACCGGCGGCACGCGGGTCCTGTCGGACTGGCTGTTCGTGCGCATCGCCGCCAACCCCGGCGAGAGTTTCCTGGACCGCATGATTTCCATGGTGGAAGGCGCCAAGCGGCAGAAGACGCCCAACGAACTGGCGCTGACGATCCTGCTGGTGGGCCTGACCGTCGTGTTCCTGCTGGTCACTGTGACCCTGCTGCCGTTCTCGCTGTTCTCCGTCGAGGTCGCCAAGGTGGGCCAGGTGGTCACCGTGACCGCGCTCGTGGCCTTGCTGGTCTGCCTGATCCCGACCACCATCGGCGGCCTGCTGTCGGCCATCGGCGTGGCCGGCATGAGCCGCATGATGCAGGCCAACGTGCTGGCGATGTCGGGCCGCGCGGTCGAAGCGGCGGGCGACGTCGACGTGCTGCTGCTGGACAAGACCGGCACCATCACCTTCGGCAACCGCCAGGCGTCGGCCCTGTTGCCGGCCCCAGGCATCACCCCGCGCGAACTGGCGGAAGCCGCGCGGCTGGCCTCGCTGGCCGATGAAACGCCGGAAGGCCGCAGCATCGTGCTGCTGGCCGACAAGGCCCTGCACGCGCCGGCCCGGCCCGCGGCCGACCTGGAGTTCGTGCCTTTCAGCGCGCATACCCGCATGAGCGGCGTCAACCAGGGCGCGCGCCAGGTGCGCAAGGGCGCCGTGGACGCCATCCGCCAGTGGCTGGCGGACCAGGGCGTGACCATGGACGCCGCCGTCACCCGCGCCGCCGACGACATCGCGCGCCGCGGCAGCACGCCGCTGGCGGTGGCCGACAACGGCCGCGTCCTGGGCGTGGTGGAGCTGAAGGACATCGTCAAGCCCGCCATCAAGGAACGCTTCGCCGAGCTGCGCCGCATGGGCATCAAGACCGTCATGATCACCGGCGACAACAAGCTGACCGCCGCCTCGATCGCGGCGGAAGCCGGCGTCGACGACTATCTGGCGGAAGCCACGCCCGAGGCCAAGCTCAAGCTGATCCGCGCCTACCAGGGCGAAGGCCGGCTGGTGGCCATGACGGGCGACGGCACCAACGATGCGCCGGCCCTGGCGCAGGCCGACGTCGCGGTGGCGATGAATTCCGGCACGCAGGCGGCCAAGGAAGCGGGCAACATGGTGGACCTGGATTCCAATCCCACCAAGCTGATCGAGATCGTCGAGATCGGCAAGCAGATGCTGATGACGCGCGGCGCGCTGACCACCTTCAGCGTGGCCAATGACGTGGCCAAGTACTTCGCCATCATTCCGGCCGCCTTCGCCACGGTCTATCCGCAGCTGGGGGTGCTGAACGTGATGCGCCTGACCACGCCGGAGTCGTCCATCCTGTCGGCCGTCATCTTCAACGCGCTGATCATCGTCGTGCTGATCCCGCTGGCCCTCAAGGGCGTCCGATACCGTCCGCTGGGCGCCGGCGTGCTGCTGCGGCGGAACCTGATCATCTACGGCCTGGGCGGCCTGCTGGTGCCTTTCGTCGGCATCAAGCTGGTCGACATGGTGCTGGCGGCGCTGGGCTGGGCCTGA
- the kdpA gene encoding potassium-transporting ATPase subunit KdpA, with protein MNAHYLGLLVFFLAVLLLLAPWVGRYIHEVMENGQSRWSAWGRPFERLVYKAAGVDPAAEMGWKRYAVAVLVFSILGFVASYVIQRAQGLLPLNPANMGAVSPDSSLNTAVSFVTNTNWQGYAGEGTMSYLTQMLALTVQNFLSAATGIAVLLALIRGFARHSAQTVGNFWVDTVRCCLYVLLPMSLILAVVLVGQGVIQTFSPYQDAHLLEPVAYSAPKVDDYGQPVLDAKGQPVTESLTATTQSIALGPVASQEAIKMLGTNGGGFFNANSAHPYENPTPLSNFLQILAMLLIPASLCFTFGRMVGDRRQGIAVLASMVVLFVAFALTTGYYEFQANPMLAQAGVDSSTTALSAGGNMEGKEARFGIGPTALFATATTAASCGAVDGMHDSFTPMGGFSPMLLMQLSEVVFGGVGSGLYSMLAFAILGVFIAGLMIGRTPEYLGKKIEAYEMKMTSIVILAAPLLVLVGTALAVSMTAGKAGVLNPGTHGYSEILYALTSAANNNGSAFAGLSANTPYYNSLLAIAMWFGRFAVIIPILAMAGSLAKKHRVPAGPGTMPTTGALFVILLIGSVLLVGALTYVPALALGPVAEHLQP; from the coding sequence ATGAACGCGCACTACCTGGGGCTGCTGGTCTTCTTCCTGGCGGTCCTTCTGCTGCTCGCCCCGTGGGTCGGGCGCTATATCCATGAAGTCATGGAAAACGGCCAGTCTCGCTGGTCCGCCTGGGGGCGGCCGTTCGAGCGGCTGGTCTACAAGGCCGCCGGCGTGGATCCCGCGGCCGAAATGGGATGGAAACGCTACGCCGTGGCCGTGCTGGTATTCAGCATTCTCGGCTTCGTGGCGTCCTACGTGATCCAGCGCGCGCAGGGACTGTTGCCGCTGAATCCCGCCAACATGGGCGCGGTGTCGCCCGACTCCTCGCTCAACACCGCCGTCAGTTTCGTCACCAACACGAACTGGCAAGGCTATGCCGGCGAAGGCACGATGAGCTATCTGACGCAGATGCTCGCGCTGACGGTGCAGAACTTCCTGTCTGCCGCCACCGGCATCGCCGTGCTGCTGGCGCTGATACGCGGCTTCGCGCGGCACAGCGCGCAGACCGTGGGCAACTTCTGGGTGGACACGGTGCGCTGCTGCCTGTACGTGCTGCTGCCGATGTCGCTGATCCTGGCCGTCGTGCTGGTCGGCCAGGGCGTGATCCAGACCTTCAGCCCCTACCAGGACGCGCATCTGCTGGAACCGGTCGCCTATTCCGCGCCCAAGGTGGACGACTATGGCCAGCCGGTGTTGGACGCCAAGGGGCAGCCGGTCACGGAATCGCTGACCGCCACCACGCAGTCCATCGCGCTGGGGCCGGTGGCGTCGCAGGAAGCCATCAAGATGCTCGGCACCAACGGCGGCGGCTTCTTCAACGCGAACTCCGCGCATCCCTACGAAAACCCGACGCCGCTGTCCAACTTCCTGCAGATCCTGGCGATGCTGTTGATCCCGGCGTCGCTCTGCTTTACGTTCGGCCGCATGGTGGGGGACCGGCGCCAGGGCATCGCGGTGCTGGCCTCCATGGTGGTGCTGTTCGTCGCCTTCGCGCTGACCACCGGGTATTACGAGTTCCAGGCCAATCCCATGCTGGCGCAGGCCGGCGTCGACAGCAGCACCACCGCGCTGTCCGCCGGCGGCAATATGGAAGGCAAGGAGGCCCGCTTCGGCATCGGCCCCACGGCCCTGTTCGCCACCGCGACCACCGCGGCGTCCTGCGGCGCGGTCGACGGCATGCACGACTCGTTCACGCCCATGGGCGGCTTTTCGCCGATGCTGCTGATGCAGTTGAGCGAAGTGGTCTTCGGCGGCGTCGGTTCGGGCCTGTACAGCATGCTGGCCTTCGCCATCCTGGGGGTCTTCATCGCCGGCCTGATGATAGGCCGCACGCCGGAATACCTGGGCAAGAAGATCGAGGCCTATGAGATGAAGATGACATCCATCGTCATCCTGGCCGCGCCCCTGCTGGTGCTGGTGGGCACCGCGCTGGCGGTATCGATGACGGCGGGCAAGGCCGGCGTGCTCAATCCCGGCACGCACGGGTATTCCGAGATCCTCTATGCCCTGACGTCGGCCGCGAACAACAACGGCAGCGCCTTCGCCGGGCTGTCGGCCAACACGCCTTACTACAACAGCCTGCTGGCCATCGCGATGTGGTTCGGCCGCTTCGCCGTGATCATTCCGATCCTGGCGATGGCCGGCTCGCTGGCGAAGAAACACCGGGTCCCCGCCGGCCCGGGCACGATGCCCACCACCGGCGCCCTATTCGTAATCCTGCTTATCGGTTCCGTCCTGCTGGTCGGCGCGCTTACCTATGTCCCCGCGCTGGCCCTGGGCCCCGTGGCGGAACATCTGCAACCTTGA
- the kdpC gene encoding potassium-transporting ATPase subunit KdpC, whose protein sequence is MNTTNMQKQMPTRAGAGVLRPALVVFAILTVVTGLAYPYATTGISQLVFPHEANGSMIERNGQVVGSTLIGQQFSAPKYFWGRLSATAPMPYNASASGGSNLGPRNQALADAAKARVDALRAADPGNTKPIPVDLVSASGSGLDPDISVAAADYQIERVARARGMSTLEVAKRVEAHTRRPFFGLLGEPVVNVLALNLDLDGMKATR, encoded by the coding sequence ATGAACACTACGAATATGCAAAAACAAATGCCCACGCGGGCCGGCGCGGGCGTCCTGCGCCCCGCGCTGGTCGTCTTCGCCATCCTGACCGTCGTCACCGGCCTGGCCTACCCCTACGCCACCACGGGAATTTCCCAGCTGGTGTTCCCGCACGAGGCCAACGGGTCGATGATCGAACGGAACGGCCAGGTGGTCGGGTCGACGCTGATCGGCCAGCAGTTTTCCGCGCCCAAGTACTTCTGGGGCCGCCTGTCCGCCACCGCGCCCATGCCCTACAACGCGTCGGCATCCGGCGGGTCCAACCTGGGGCCGCGCAACCAGGCCCTGGCCGACGCCGCCAAGGCGCGCGTCGACGCCCTGCGGGCCGCCGATCCGGGCAATACCAAGCCGATTCCGGTGGACCTGGTCAGCGCCTCGGGCAGCGGCCTGGATCCGGACATCAGCGTGGCCGCGGCCGATTACCAGATCGAACGCGTGGCCAGGGCGCGCGGCATGAGCACCCTGGAAGTGGCCAAGCGGGTCGAAGCGCATACCCGTCGGCCGTTCTTCGGATTGCTGGGCGAGCCGGTGGTCAACGTCCTGGCGCTCAACCTGGACCTGGACGGCATGAAGGCGACGCGCTGA
- a CDS encoding sensor histidine kinase: MPSSHPERPDPDALLRDIDGAAQRAARGRLRLYFGASAGVGKTYAMLAAAAAQRAAGVDVLAGIVETHGRRETAALLDGIPSLPRVDHAYRGHALPEFDLDGALARRPALILVDELAHSNAPGARHAKRWQDVEELLASGIDVWSTLNAQHLESLNQAVGSITGIPVWETVPDRLFDAADEVVLVDLPPDELLRRLRDGKVYMPEQARHAARNFFRKGNLIALRELALRRMAERVDDDVQAYRRDRAVETVWRTREAVVACLAADEEAEHVVRAAHRLAQQLDGELHVVTVETPTLVAPSAAQRLALQGALATARDLDARVETLGGADMVRALVGYVRRHNITKAVIGRTRAGRGLGTRWRAWLATLLSPAGLWRRRSFADLLAAGCPELDVIRLAAPSQPATARSGSMRLGAAPAVDAGPTPAAPARPAARYGGYAWSCVYCAIATGIGLAAFPALHQTNIAMFYLLAVMAVALRHGRGPAALASVISVAAFDFFFVLPLRSFAVSDVQYLVTFLVLLAVGLLVGQLTAGLRLLALSSARRESVARGLYEFARELSSALLPEQIVAAASSYVNAAFGAPCALLLMGGDDRLSLSGSDTLLAAGRPVETALAQWVFDHGQPAGCGTNTLSSSPLLYLPLKAPMRTRGVLVLEPPGGAAFMTSPDRPQLDAYATLIAIAIERVHYVDVAQQALVSMASEQLRSSLLSAISHDLRTPLTSLVGMTDTLMRDPDALSPAQREIALAMREQARRMHAMVVNLLDMARLQNREVTLRKEWQSVEELVGAAIAEMREPLRQHVVSVAPLSDLPLVECDGVLMQRVLCNLLENAAKYTPPGSHVYIDAIARESEILVRVADDGPGVPAGQETAIFDKFVRGERESATPGAGLGLAVCQAIVQAHQGRIRVEPGEPPYAGARFVVELPLTRAPAVAPEPPAASLPDEATGHADPIHTE, translated from the coding sequence ATGCCTAGCTCGCATCCCGAACGCCCCGATCCCGACGCCCTGCTGCGGGACATCGATGGGGCCGCGCAGCGCGCCGCGCGAGGCCGGCTGCGCCTGTATTTCGGCGCATCGGCCGGCGTCGGCAAGACCTACGCCATGCTGGCCGCGGCGGCCGCCCAGCGGGCCGCCGGCGTCGACGTGCTGGCCGGCATCGTGGAAACCCACGGCCGGCGGGAAACCGCCGCGCTGCTGGATGGCATCCCGTCGCTGCCGCGCGTCGACCACGCGTATCGCGGACACGCGCTGCCGGAATTTGACCTGGACGGCGCGCTGGCGCGGCGGCCGGCCCTGATCCTGGTCGACGAACTGGCCCATTCGAACGCGCCGGGCGCCCGCCATGCCAAGCGCTGGCAGGACGTGGAAGAACTGCTGGCCTCCGGCATCGACGTCTGGAGCACCCTGAACGCGCAGCACCTGGAAAGCCTGAACCAGGCGGTGGGCAGCATCACCGGCATCCCGGTCTGGGAAACCGTGCCCGACCGGCTGTTCGATGCCGCCGATGAAGTCGTGCTGGTCGACCTGCCGCCGGACGAGCTGCTGCGGCGGCTGCGGGACGGCAAGGTCTACATGCCCGAACAGGCCCGCCATGCCGCGCGCAATTTCTTCCGCAAGGGCAACCTGATCGCCCTGCGCGAACTGGCGCTGCGCCGCATGGCCGAACGGGTCGACGACGACGTCCAGGCCTACCGGCGCGACCGCGCGGTGGAAACCGTGTGGCGCACGCGCGAAGCCGTGGTGGCCTGCCTGGCGGCGGACGAGGAGGCCGAACACGTGGTGCGCGCCGCGCACCGCCTGGCGCAGCAGCTGGACGGCGAGCTCCACGTGGTCACGGTGGAAACGCCCACCCTGGTCGCGCCATCCGCGGCGCAGCGGCTGGCGCTGCAGGGCGCCCTGGCGACGGCACGCGACCTGGACGCGCGCGTCGAGACGCTGGGCGGCGCGGACATGGTGCGGGCGCTGGTGGGCTACGTGCGCCGTCACAACATCACCAAGGCCGTGATCGGCCGCACGCGGGCGGGACGCGGCCTGGGCACGCGCTGGCGCGCCTGGCTGGCCACGCTGCTGTCCCCGGCGGGCCTGTGGCGGCGCCGCAGCTTCGCCGATCTGCTGGCCGCGGGCTGTCCCGAACTGGACGTCATACGGCTGGCCGCGCCGTCGCAGCCGGCCACCGCGCGCAGCGGGTCCATGCGGCTGGGCGCGGCGCCGGCGGTCGATGCGGGACCCACGCCGGCCGCGCCGGCCAGGCCGGCCGCGCGATACGGCGGCTACGCCTGGTCCTGCGTCTATTGCGCGATCGCCACCGGGATCGGGCTGGCGGCCTTCCCTGCCCTGCACCAGACCAACATCGCCATGTTCTACCTGCTGGCGGTCATGGCCGTCGCGCTGCGGCATGGCCGCGGACCGGCGGCGCTGGCATCGGTCATCAGCGTGGCGGCCTTCGATTTCTTCTTCGTGCTGCCCCTGCGCTCTTTCGCCGTTTCGGACGTCCAGTACCTGGTGACTTTCCTGGTGCTGCTGGCCGTGGGCCTGCTGGTCGGCCAGCTGACGGCCGGCCTGCGCCTGCTGGCATTGTCTTCGGCGCGGCGCGAAAGCGTGGCGCGCGGCCTGTACGAATTCGCGCGCGAGCTGTCGTCGGCGCTGCTGCCGGAACAGATCGTCGCGGCGGCATCGTCCTATGTGAATGCCGCCTTCGGCGCGCCCTGCGCGCTGCTGCTGATGGGCGGCGACGACCGCCTCTCGCTGAGCGGCAGCGACACATTGCTCGCGGCGGGGCGCCCGGTGGAAACGGCCCTGGCGCAGTGGGTATTCGACCACGGCCAACCGGCCGGCTGCGGCACCAACACATTGTCCAGCAGCCCGCTGCTGTACCTGCCGTTGAAGGCCCCCATGCGCACGCGCGGCGTGCTGGTGCTGGAGCCGCCGGGCGGCGCGGCCTTCATGACCTCGCCGGATCGGCCGCAACTGGACGCCTACGCCACCCTGATCGCCATCGCCATCGAGCGCGTGCACTACGTGGACGTCGCGCAGCAGGCGCTGGTCAGCATGGCTTCCGAGCAGTTGCGCAGCTCGCTGCTGTCGGCGATCTCGCACGACCTGCGCACGCCGTTGACCAGCCTGGTGGGCATGACGGATACGCTGATGCGCGATCCGGATGCGCTCAGCCCGGCGCAACGCGAGATCGCGCTGGCCATGCGCGAACAGGCGCGCCGCATGCACGCCATGGTGGTCAACCTGCTGGACATGGCCCGGCTGCAGAACCGCGAAGTCACGCTGCGCAAGGAATGGCAGTCGGTGGAAGAACTGGTCGGTGCCGCCATCGCCGAGATGCGCGAGCCGCTGCGGCAGCACGTGGTCAGCGTGGCGCCCCTGTCGGACCTGCCGCTGGTGGAATGCGACGGCGTGCTGATGCAGCGCGTGCTGTGCAACCTGCTGGAAAATGCCGCCAAGTACACCCCGCCGGGCAGCCACGTGTACATCGACGCCATCGCGCGCGAAAGCGAGATCCTGGTGCGGGTCGCCGACGACGGACCGGGCGTGCCGGCAGGCCAGGAAACCGCCATCTTCGACAAATTCGTGCGCGGCGAACGCGAATCGGCCACGCCGGGCGCGGGCCTGGGCCTGGCGGTCTGCCAGGCCATCGTGCAGGCGCACCAGGGCCGCATCCGCGTGGAACCTGGCGAGCCTCCCTATGCCGGCGCGCGCTTCGTGGTCGAGCTGCCGCTGACGCGCGCGCCCGCCGTCGCCCCCGAACCACCGGCGGCGTCCCTGCCCGACGAAGCAACGGGCCACGCCGACCCTATCCACACGGAATGA
- the kdpE gene encoding two-component system response regulator KdpE, with amino-acid sequence MFDFQPTVLLIEDDANIRRFVRTALQDEGCAVFEAETVQRGLIEAGTRQPDVVILDLGLPDGDGMTLMRELRTWTEVPVLVLSARTAETDKIAALDAGADDYLVKPFGVGELLARLRVLLRRHGRGGAGNAAEIAFGDVHVDFSKRVVQRNGQHVHLTGMEYRLLAALIAHRGKVMTHRELLREVWGPSHVESNHYLRIYMGHLRQKLEADPAQPAFLLTEVGVGYRFAG; translated from the coding sequence ATGTTCGACTTCCAACCCACCGTATTGCTCATCGAAGACGACGCCAACATCCGGCGCTTCGTCCGCACCGCCCTGCAGGACGAGGGCTGCGCCGTATTCGAAGCCGAGACCGTTCAACGCGGCCTGATCGAGGCCGGCACCCGGCAGCCGGACGTCGTCATCCTGGACCTGGGCCTGCCCGACGGCGACGGCATGACGCTGATGCGCGAACTGCGCACCTGGACGGAAGTGCCGGTGCTGGTGCTGTCCGCGCGGACCGCCGAAACCGACAAGATCGCGGCGCTGGACGCGGGCGCCGACGACTATCTGGTCAAGCCCTTCGGCGTGGGCGAACTGCTGGCGCGGCTGCGCGTCCTGCTGCGCCGCCATGGCCGCGGCGGCGCCGGCAACGCCGCCGAGATCGCCTTCGGCGACGTGCACGTCGATTTTTCCAAGCGCGTCGTGCAACGCAACGGCCAGCACGTCCACCTGACCGGCATGGAATATCGCCTGCTGGCGGCGCTGATCGCGCATCGCGGCAAGGTGATGACGCATCGCGAGCTGCTGCGCGAGGTCTGGGGGCCTTCGCATGTCGAAAGCAATCACTACCTGCGCATCTACATGGGCCATCTGCGGCAGAAGCTGGAAGCCGACCCGGCACAGCCGGCCTTCCTGCTGACCGAGGTCGGCGTGGGTTACCGCTTCGCGGGCTAG
- the kdpF gene encoding K(+)-transporting ATPase subunit F — protein MSWLYLISGALALFLFVYLLIALFKPEKF, from the coding sequence ATGAGCTGGCTGTACCTGATCAGCGGCGCCCTCGCCCTGTTCCTGTTCGTCTACCTGCTCATCGCCCTGTTCAAGCCGGAGAAATTCTGA
- a CDS encoding DUF4212 domain-containing protein — translation MAHTPTPQNAESVDELLASRARAPLWGRNVRLIALLLVLWAALTVVPAWFARSLLFPVAGWPFAYWMAAFGAPLAYLAIVVAYARIMNGADGDD, via the coding sequence ATGGCGCATACGCCGACTCCGCAAAACGCTGAATCCGTGGACGAGCTGCTCGCTTCCCGAGCGCGTGCCCCATTGTGGGGGCGCAATGTCCGGCTCATCGCGCTGCTGCTGGTCCTGTGGGCCGCCTTGACCGTCGTTCCCGCCTGGTTCGCGCGCTCCTTGCTCTTCCCTGTCGCCGGCTGGCCCTTCGCCTACTGGATGGCCGCCTTCGGCGCCCCCCTGGCGTACCTGGCCATCGTCGTCGCCTACGCACGGATCATGAATGGCGCCGACGGGGATGACTGA
- a CDS encoding VC_2705 family sodium/solute symporter, with protein MTDTPARVYVLYAAGFALLILVLGLLEVLGMPRNWIGYVFLLVTFSLYAGIGIVCRTSDPVEYYVAGRRVPAFYNGMATAADWMSVASFIGVAGTLYVGGYAGLAYVMGWTGGYVLVALLLAPYLRKFGQYTLPDFMGARFGGNLPRLVGVACAVLCSFTYLVAQIYGVGIITTRMTGISFELGIFLALGGMLVCSFLGGMRAVTWTQVGQFIILIMAYVIPVVWLSIKFTGMALPPMAAGVALEQVVQQESRLLDDDAERAVRREWQARADRVDELLRTLPGSWVSEKARLRDRLAQLNAADAPMLEIRSVQRELDAYPVTVEEARSRWYRDRQEFRARARPPVPAAQPYPTVAQSDPSAAQPDPAETGQPAGQETETPAAWEPQRANFIALALCLMLGTAGLPHILMRSYTTPSVGAARRSVCWTLLFILLLYLLAPALAILVKYVIYTHLVGARFSALPDWVAAWSAISPTLVSVVDVNGDGVVQLGEIHMGADVVVLALPEIGGLPYVVSGLVAAGGLAAALSTADGLLLTLSNALSHDMLYRVVSPRMPAARRVMVSKVLLLVVAFAAAWVAARRPADILIMVSAAFSVAASSFFPVLVMGIFWKRANKWGATAGVAVGLAVTFSYMAHSHPWLRELVFGISPTQPLELWWGIQPVAAGIFGAPAAFLAIVVVSLLTPRPDPATEALVDYVRDPRRAPPGEPREAGRA; from the coding sequence ATGACTGACACCCCGGCGCGGGTCTACGTGCTCTACGCCGCCGGCTTCGCCTTGCTCATCCTGGTGCTGGGCCTGCTGGAAGTCCTGGGCATGCCGCGCAACTGGATAGGCTATGTCTTCCTGCTGGTGACGTTCAGCCTGTACGCCGGCATCGGCATCGTCTGCCGGACGTCCGATCCCGTCGAGTATTACGTCGCGGGCCGCCGCGTGCCGGCTTTCTACAACGGCATGGCCACGGCCGCCGACTGGATGTCGGTGGCGTCCTTCATCGGCGTCGCCGGCACGCTGTACGTCGGCGGCTATGCGGGACTGGCGTATGTGATGGGGTGGACCGGCGGCTATGTGCTGGTCGCGCTGCTGCTCGCGCCTTATCTGCGCAAGTTCGGCCAATACACCCTGCCGGATTTCATGGGCGCGCGCTTTGGCGGCAACCTGCCGCGCCTGGTGGGCGTGGCCTGCGCGGTGCTGTGTTCGTTCACCTACCTGGTCGCGCAGATCTACGGCGTGGGCATCATCACGACGCGCATGACGGGGATTTCGTTCGAGCTGGGGATCTTCCTGGCATTGGGCGGCATGCTGGTGTGTTCCTTCCTGGGCGGCATGCGCGCGGTGACGTGGACGCAGGTCGGACAATTCATCATCCTCATCATGGCCTACGTGATCCCGGTCGTGTGGCTGTCGATCAAGTTCACCGGCATGGCGCTGCCGCCGATGGCCGCGGGGGTGGCGCTGGAGCAGGTGGTGCAACAGGAAAGCCGGCTGCTGGACGACGACGCCGAGCGTGCGGTGCGCCGTGAGTGGCAGGCGCGCGCGGATCGCGTCGACGAGTTGCTGCGCACCTTGCCGGGTTCGTGGGTGAGCGAAAAAGCCCGCCTGCGCGATCGCCTGGCGCAGTTGAACGCGGCGGACGCGCCGATGCTGGAAATACGTTCGGTGCAGCGCGAGCTGGACGCGTATCCGGTCACGGTGGAAGAAGCGCGCTCGCGCTGGTATCGCGACCGGCAGGAGTTCCGCGCGCGGGCGCGGCCGCCCGTGCCGGCGGCACAGCCTTATCCGACGGTGGCGCAGTCTGATCCTTCGGCGGCCCAGCCTGATCCCGCGGAAACCGGCCAGCCCGCGGGCCAGGAGACGGAGACCCCTGCCGCCTGGGAGCCGCAGCGCGCCAACTTCATCGCCCTGGCCCTGTGCCTGATGCTGGGGACGGCGGGGCTGCCGCACATCCTGATGCGCTCCTACACCACGCCATCCGTGGGCGCCGCGCGCCGGTCGGTCTGCTGGACCTTGCTGTTCATCCTGCTGCTGTACCTGCTCGCGCCCGCGCTGGCCATCCTGGTCAAGTACGTGATCTACACGCACTTGGTCGGCGCCCGTTTCAGCGCGCTGCCCGACTGGGTGGCGGCATGGAGCGCCATCAGTCCCACGCTGGTGAGCGTGGTCGACGTCAACGGCGACGGCGTCGTGCAGCTGGGCGAAATCCACATGGGCGCGGACGTGGTGGTGCTGGCCTTGCCGGAGATCGGCGGCCTGCCCTACGTGGTATCGGGGTTGGTGGCGGCCGGCGGCCTGGCGGCGGCGCTCTCGACGGCGGACGGACTGCTGCTGACGCTGTCCAATGCGCTGTCGCACGACATGCTGTACCGGGTCGTCTCGCCCCGCATGCCGGCGGCGCGCCGGGTCATGGTGTCCAAGGTCCTGCTGCTGGTGGTGGCATTCGCCGCGGCCTGGGTGGCGGCGCGGCGGCCGGCCGACATCCTGATCATGGTGTCGGCGGCGTTTTCCGTGGCGGCGTCTTCTTTCTTTCCCGTGCTGGTGATGGGGATCTTCTGGAAGCGCGCCAATAAATGGGGGGCGACGGCCGGCGTGGCCGTCGGGCTGGCGGTGACCTTCAGCTACATGGCGCACAGCCACCCGTGGCTGCGCGAGCTG